From Henckelia pumila isolate YLH828 unplaced genomic scaffold, ASM3356847v2 CTG_391:::fragment_3, whole genome shotgun sequence:
TTAGTAAATTTGTCAGTTGCAGATGATTCAGTTTCAGTTTTTGACCTTCGAATTACTATCTTTGTTCGTGCTCTTTTCGAAATGGGATCCAAATGGTTCACAGACTCCAGGGAAGCATGTCTCTGACAACACATTGGGCATTCCCACTTTCCCGATGGAATCCGCTTGAGATGATAAGTAACCAATAATGTGTTATTGCACGTAAATGAAAAATAAGAATCTCAACACAGAAATTGCCAAGATaacaaaaacaaagcaaacaTACCTTCAGAACAGGATCTAAACACTCGAGATGATACGTGCGGGGGCAGCTATCACAACACAGCAGCTTTCCACCAAGTTCACAAATTACACACTCGTAATAATACTGAGATTAGAAAATGTGAGTCACATGTCATAAGCAGCCCACAAGCTCTCACATATTCTAGCATCCAAGTTCAAGTGGTGTCATTAATACATAAGAGCGACATGAGTCAAGGAAACTGAGATAAATAGCTGGCAAACTAAACTaacgtaaaataaataatttcgtTTGCCAGATATttaaaaattaccaaaaaaaaggACAATTAGCCAAACAGGGTGCTGAATCAAGCATGCAGTgattttcttaaaacacataTTCTCAATTTGGAAATAACCAGTTCCTTTTTTTGTCAATTACCATTTCAGAATTTCACTCTAAAAAATTGGACCAAAAGAATGGAAAACATCGAATCCAAATACTCACCCCATCATTTCCTTTTCTCTTGCCAGAACATCCATCTAAACTAGCATTCTCTTTCAGTTCAAGCTTAGACAGTGTCGTGGATGGAAACTTTAAAGACTTGTAACCTTTTTCTCTGTCACCAGATTTGACTATACCGGCTGGAAGCTTTCTGCGTTTACGTTTCAACACCCAGTTTCTGTCAAGCATTGCACTAGGctttaaactgttttccttcaTTTGTATACACTAAGAACTGCAATGAGTCATGTTAGAATGTAGTCAACACAATAAAGCAAATATTACAAGCACAAAAGccccaagaaaaaaaaaagtggggGAAGAAGGAAATACTGGAAGTAAAATCCAATAAACAAATAATCATGGTTATACCAAGATTAGGGACTCAACGATGATCCTAGAATGACAATTGTAGGAACTGAAATGGCAATAAATCAACTGATCGACGCCAATATAAACTTATTAAATAGAGAGCAGTTTGTCTTATAAATAGACATGCTATTTACAAACCACTCATACTTTTACAAATAGCTCTTAAGGTCAATATGATTCTCTGTTCTAAATTGATTTCCCTGTGGGTCATCTCGTCAATTTGGCTAAGCTATCTTTTTCTTGATTTTCCCCGAGTTAGTGCACCCACTGGCTTCACTTTTCCACCGAATAATTAGCAAATAGACTTTATATATTCTTTCAACTATGCTTTTCTCTGAATGAACTGCCACTAGAGGTTTATATGCTTCAACGAGTATAAGAAATAGCAACACAGCTGATAGCAATAAAAAGAGCTTTcatgaaaattaaaatatacataaaaaGAGCTTTCATGCAAAGACAAAATCTGTTCATGGGGTAAATCAATGCATATAGAACACACGCTTCTTTCATCTAAAACAACAAATGGACTGATTTATGTTTAAGATCATTACGTTCGATTCATGGAAGATCGACACTACATCAAAAAAcactaataatttttaaaacagaAACCCAGAACCGAATGGCATTAATAAAGAAACACACACAATCaaacataaatatataatttatatacacTAAAAAGATCGCAACTTTAACTCAATTACAACTTTAACccataacatgcaataaaagAGCACCTAAATGAAAATCGAAGTGGGTGcggggaagaagaagaagaagttaaATGCCTTATTGTGTATCTTGAAAActaaatgaaaattaaaatatacaaTAAAAAGAGCTTTCATGCAAAGACAAAATCTATTCATGGGGTAAATCAAAGCATGTAGAACACACGCTTTTTTCATGTAAAACAATAAATGGACTGATTTATGTTTAAGATCATTACATGCAATAGAGAGTTCGATTCACGGAAGATCGACACTACTTCATCAAAAAAACACTGATAATTCTTAAAACAGAAACCCAGAACCGAATGGCATTAATAAAGAAAACACACACaatcaaacataaaaatataatttatacacACTAAAAAGATCGCAACTTTAACTCAATTACAACTTTAACCCATAACATGCAAATATAAAAGAGCGCCCAAATGAAAAACGAAGTGCAAAATGCAAAAAGATTCAGCTCAACTTGTCAGAAAACAAGAGAAAATAATATCCCATAACAAAGTAATCAGTAATCACCCACCAAAACCTTGCTAATGGATCAAAACACCAACAGAAACTCAAAAACAACCCCAATCTGCCTTATTTCTTCATGCGCGCGGAAGGATCGAAACAGAGGAAGCGGTGGAGCGAGGGAAAAGGGAATTAGGGTATACGAGTACGGGAGAAACGAGAATAAGAAGAGAGAGAGAATACACGGGGCTGGGCAGACACTTGAAATAAATAGATAGAGAGAGAAAGTTAATGTGTCGTATCGTGTGTTGTGcgagaatgagattagcaataCATTACGATACAAATACGGATTCGCCGGGGTCATTGGACTTTGGGGCTTTACATGTATGCAGTGGGAAGAGAGCCCAGATTTCGTCCACTCGGAATCCGACACGTGGAACTCCCCGGACGCCTGTCGCCATCCCTCTCCTCACACTCTCCTTCGTTTTTCTCCGTTTCTTCCCTCTCATTCTTCCATGATAACCCATTCCCAAGAGTTCACAAATGTCCCACCTTCCAATTCCTTTCCGTCTCTGTGCATGATATGCGACTCAATTCGCTCTTACTGCATATCACATCAAAAGGCTTTCATGAGTTACATTGAAAAACATATTATTCTCTCTACAAATTTTCCTAAGAaaggcatatatatatatatatatataatcaattgTTACTTTCTTGTGCAACGAGATTTACTCCTTACTCTAACTATTATGTTTTTCACCACGTGCACTACCTTCACACCAGTACAACTACTCAAAAACTCTAATTTATCGTCTTTTGTTCGATTGCTCACGACAATTTATCATATTATTCTCTCTACAAATTTTCCtaataaatgcatatatatatatatatatataactaattGTCACTTTCTTGTGTAACGAGATTCACTCCTCACTCTAACTATTATATTTCCCATCATGTGCACTACCCTCGCATATGTACAACTACTCAAAAATTCCAATTTATCACCTTTTGTTTGGTTGCTCTCTTTTCGTaatgacaattttttttttgaaagaattttcgTAATGaaaatttatcatattattttctctaaaaattttcctaaaaaatgcatatatatatatatatatatatatataactaattGTCACTTTCTTGTGTAACGAGATTCGCTCCTCACTCTAACTATTGTGTTTCCCATCATGTTCACTATCCTCGCATCtgtacaatttctcaaagaGTGCGTTTGGCTTCAGTAGACAAAAtagaaaaagtgttttttttctACAAATTTTCCTAAGAaaggcatatatatatataagcaatTGTTACTTTCTTGTGCAACGAGATTCACTCCTTACTCTAACTATTGTATTTCCCATCATGTGCACTACCCTCACACCAGTACAACTAATCAAAAACTCTAATTTATCACTTTTGTTCGGTTGCTCTCTTTCCGTAATGAcaatttatcatattattttcTCTACAAATCTTTCtaataaatgcatatatatatatatatatatatatatatatatatataactaattGTTACTTTCTTGTGTAACGAGATTCACTCCTCAATATAACTATTGTGTTTCCCATCATGTGCACTACCCTCGCATATGTACAACTACTCAAAAACTCTAATTTATCACATTTTGTTTGGTTGCTCTCTTTTCGTAatggcaatttttttttttgaaagaattttcgTAATGACAATTTATCATATTATTCTCTCTAAAAATTTTCCTaaaaaatgcatatatatatatatatatatatatataaccaattgttttttttttgtgtaacGAGATTCGCTCCTCACTCTAACTATTGTGTTTCTCATCATGTGCACTACCCTCGCATCTGTACAATTGCTCAAAGAGTGTGTTTGGCTTCAGTAGAAAAtagaaaaagtgtttttttttaataaaaaaaatgattttgttgtttCAAATGTGTTTGAATAACTTtgaagtgcttttaaaagcacttatttaagccaaaataagtattttttttaaaaaaactcatatTTGTAGCTTttcaattaacttaaaaaaagtgtttttaatctatttatccaaatacaaaattatttcagtttttacttaaaaaagtgtttttaaaaGCCAACTTAAAAAgcacttattttttaaaaagattttTGAAAGCAAACGGGCCCAAAAACTCCAATGTATCACTTTTTATTTGGTTGCTATCTTTCCATAATGACGATGTGTTGGTATTGTTTCCACGGATAGGAGACTACAAGAAGGCACAATTGAGTGCACTGAATAGATTGTTGGATCCAGATATACTTACTGGATCATCTTCTTTTATTAAGAATTATGTGGAATGTTGTGTTGTCCACATAAATTGCACTCCTTATAATTTGAACACCCTTCGATTATAcattcaaaacaaaacaacatgA
This genomic window contains:
- the LOC140871117 gene encoding protein CHROMATIN REMODELING 4-like, which translates into the protein MKENSLKPSAMLDRNWVLKRKRRKLPAGIVKSGDREKGYKSLKFPSTTLSKLELKENASLDGCSGKRKGNDGYYYECVICELGGKLLCCDSCPRTYHLECLDPVLKRIPSGKWECPMCCQRHASLESVNHLDPISKRARTKIVIRRSKTETESS